In the genome of Burkholderia sp. PAMC 26561, the window AGCATCCGTTTCGCCGATGATCGGCTGGAACGAACCCTTCGCCAGCTCCGACAGGTCCGACACTGCTTCCTTGTGGCGCAGCAGCGACTTCGGCGTGGCGACGATCAGCGGCTTCCTGAACAATCGGATCATCTGGCGGCGCAACAGATGGAAAATCTGCGCCGGCGTGGTCGGCTGGACCACTTGCATGTTGTGATCCGCGCAAAGCTGCAGGAATCGTTCAATACGCGCCGACGAGTGCTCCGGACCCTGGCCTTCATAGCCATGCGGCAAGAGCATGGTGAGACCTGAAACACGGCCCCACTTCACTTCGCCCGACGAGATGAACTGGTCGATCACAACCTGCGCGCCGTTCACAAAGTCACCGAATTGCGCTTCCCATGCAACCAGCGTGTTCGGCTCTGCAGTGGAATAGCCGTACTCGAAACCGAGCACTGCTTCTTCCGACAACACCGAGTCGATCACCGTGAACTTCGCCTGACCATCGGCGATGTTCTGCAGCGGAATATACGTGCCGTCGTTCCAGCGTTCGCGGTTTTGATCGTGCAGAACAGCGTGACGATGCGTGAACGTGCCCCGGCCCGAATCCTGGCCCGTCAAACGCACGGCATAGCCCGATGCCACCAGCGACGCATACGCGAGATGCTCGCCCATGCCCCAGTCCAGCTTCGCTTCGCCACGGCCCATTGCACGGCGGTCGTTGATCACGCGCTCGACCAGCGGATGCACCTTAAAGTTTTCCGGGATCGTGGTGATACGCTCCGCCAGACGCTTCAGTTCAGCGAGCGGCACGGCAGTGTCGGCTGCATCGGTCCACTTGCGGTTCAGGAACGGAACCCAGTCCACCGCGTACTTGCTCTTGTAGTTCGAGAGCACCGGATCGACCGTGTGATGGCCGTCATCCATTGCCTGGCGATACGCCTTCACGTAACCATCGGCGTCTTCCGCCGTGATCACGCCTTGCTGCACGAGCTTTTCAGCGTACAGCGCGCGCGTGCCCGGATGCTTCGCAATCGTCTTGTACATCAGCGGCTGCGTGACCGCCGGCGTGTCCTGCTCGTTGTGACCCAGCTTGCGGAAGCAGATGATGTCGACAACCACGTCCTTGTGGAACTGCATGCGGTAGTCGATAGCGAGTTGCGTACACAGCACGACCGCTTCCGGATCGTCGCCGTTCACGTGCAGCACCGGCGCTTCGATCATCTTCGCCACGTCCGAGCAATACAGCGTCGAGCGCGCATCGCGCGGGTCCGACGTCGTGAAGCCGATCTGGTTGTTGATGACGATATGCAGCGTGCCGTGCGTGCCGTAACCACGCGTTTGCGCGAGGTTCAGCGTTTCCATGACCACGCCCTGACCAGCAAACGCCGCGTCACCGTGAATCTGGACCGGCAGCACTTGCAGGCCGTCGACGTCGCCGCGACGATCCATACGCGCCTTCGCCGAACCTTCGACCACAGGGTTCACGATTTCGAGGTGCGAAGGGTTGAATGCGAGCGAGAGGTGGACTGGGCCGCCGTCGGTCGAAACGTCCGACGAAAAACCCTTGTGATACTTCACGTCGCCGGCCGGCAGGTCATCGACGTGCTTGCCTTCGAATTCGGCGAAAAGATCGGCCGGCATCTTGCCAAGCGTGTTCACCAGGACGTTCAAGCGTCCACGGTGAGCCATGCCGATGATGATTTCCTGCACGCCTGCAGCGCCCGCGTGACGCACGAC includes:
- a CDS encoding 2-oxoglutarate dehydrogenase E1 component, encoding MMKQSQLNSYLFGGNAPYVEEQYEAYLDNPASVPETWRTYFDALQNVPASDGSNHNDVAHGPIVESFAQRAKSNGFVPRESSADLATARKQVFVQSLIGAYRFLGSQWANLDPLKRRERPAIPELEPAFYDFTEADMDQTFHAQNLYFGLEQASLREIVKALRDTYCGTIGAEFMYISDPEQKRWWKERLESIRSTPNFSADKKKHILQRLTASEGLERFLHTKYVGQKRFSLEGGESFIASMDEVVRHAGAAGVQEIIIGMAHRGRLNVLVNTLGKMPADLFAEFEGKHVDDLPAGDVKYHKGFSSDVSTDGGPVHLSLAFNPSHLEIVNPVVEGSAKARMDRRGDVDGLQVLPVQIHGDAAFAGQGVVMETLNLAQTRGYGTHGTLHIVINNQIGFTTSDPRDARSTLYCSDVAKMIEAPVLHVNGDDPEAVVLCTQLAIDYRMQFHKDVVVDIICFRKLGHNEQDTPAVTQPLMYKTIAKHPGTRALYAEKLVQQGVITAEDADGYVKAYRQAMDDGHHTVDPVLSNYKSKYAVDWVPFLNRKWTDAADTAVPLAELKRLAERITTIPENFKVHPLVERVINDRRAMGRGEAKLDWGMGEHLAYASLVASGYAVRLTGQDSGRGTFTHRHAVLHDQNRERWNDGTYIPLQNIADGQAKFTVIDSVLSEEAVLGFEYGYSTAEPNTLVAWEAQFGDFVNGAQVVIDQFISSGEVKWGRVSGLTMLLPHGYEGQGPEHSSARIERFLQLCADHNMQVVQPTTPAQIFHLLRRQMIRLFRKPLIVATPKSLLRHKEAVSDLSELAKGSFQPIIGETDAAIEPKKVKRVIVCSGRVYYDLIAHRREAKANDIAIVRIEQLYPFAHKQFDAEIKKYEHATEVVWVQDEPQNQGAWFYVEHHLREGMREGQKLAYSGRPASASPAVGYYAKHYEQLKALIEGAFGRLKGAQTISK